The Pseudomonas azadiae genome includes a window with the following:
- the pcaF gene encoding 3-oxoadipyl-CoA thiolase codes for MMRDVFICDAIRTPIGRFGGGLSTVRADDLAALPIKALIERNPSVDWTAVDEVFLGCANQAGEDNRNVARMALLLAGLPQNVPGVTLNRLCASGMDAIGTAFRAIASGEMELAIAGGVESMSRAPFVMGKADAAFSRNMKLEDTTIGWRFINPLMKAQYGVDAMPQTGDNVADDYIISRADQDAFALRSQQRAAAAQAAGFFAEEIVPVRVAHKKGETVVEHDEHPRDTSLEALARLKPVNGSDKTVTAGNASGVNDGAAALILASAEAVKQHGLTARARVLGMASAAVAPRVMGIGPVPAVRKLVERLGLAVTDFDVIELNEAFASQGLAVLRELGIADDAPQVNPNGGAIALGHPLGMSGARLVLTALHQLEKTGGRKGLATMCVGVGQGLALAIERV; via the coding sequence CTGATGCGTGATGTGTTTATCTGCGATGCCATTCGTACGCCCATCGGCCGTTTCGGCGGTGGCCTGTCCACCGTGCGCGCCGATGACCTGGCGGCCCTGCCGATCAAAGCGCTGATCGAGCGCAACCCGTCGGTGGACTGGACCGCGGTCGACGAAGTGTTCCTCGGCTGCGCCAACCAGGCCGGTGAAGACAACCGCAACGTGGCGCGCATGGCGCTGTTGCTGGCCGGCCTGCCGCAGAACGTTCCGGGCGTGACCCTCAATCGGTTGTGCGCCTCGGGCATGGACGCCATCGGCACGGCTTTTCGCGCCATTGCCAGCGGCGAGATGGAGCTGGCGATTGCCGGTGGCGTCGAGTCGATGTCCCGCGCGCCGTTCGTGATGGGCAAGGCCGACGCAGCGTTTTCGCGCAACATGAAACTGGAAGACACCACCATCGGCTGGCGGTTTATCAACCCGTTGATGAAGGCGCAGTACGGCGTGGACGCGATGCCGCAGACTGGCGACAACGTCGCCGACGATTACATTATCTCCCGTGCCGACCAGGACGCCTTCGCCCTGCGCAGCCAGCAACGCGCCGCTGCCGCGCAAGCTGCGGGCTTTTTCGCCGAGGAAATCGTGCCGGTGCGGGTGGCCCATAAAAAAGGCGAAACCGTGGTGGAGCACGATGAGCATCCGCGGGACACCAGCCTGGAAGCCCTCGCCAGACTAAAACCGGTCAACGGTTCCGACAAGACCGTCACCGCCGGCAATGCCTCGGGGGTGAATGACGGCGCGGCGGCGCTGATCCTGGCGTCCGCCGAAGCCGTCAAGCAGCATGGCCTGACTGCCCGCGCCCGCGTATTGGGCATGGCCAGCGCCGCTGTCGCGCCGCGCGTGATGGGCATCGGCCCGGTGCCGGCGGTGCGCAAACTGGTGGAGCGCCTTGGCCTGGCGGTCACCGACTTTGACGTGATCGAACTCAACGAAGCCTTCGCCAGCCAAGGCCTGGCAGTGCTGCGTGAACTGGGCATCGCCGATGACGCGCCGCAGGTCAACCCAAACGGCGGTGCCATTGCCCTTGGCCACCCGCTGGGCATGAGTGGCGCGCGCCTGGTGCTGACCGCCCTGCATCAGCTTGAAAAAACCGGCGGCCGCAAAGGTCTGGCGACCATGTGCGTGGGTGTCGGCCAAGGCCTGGCCCTGGCGATCGAACGCGTCTAA
- a CDS encoding CoA transferase subunit A produces the protein MAEILALRDAVEQCVNDGDTVALEGFTHLIPTAAGHEIIRQGKKDLTLVRMTPDLIYDQLIGAGCARKLIFSWGGNPGVGSLHRLRDAVEKQWPQPLDIEEHSHADLANAYVAGASGLPFAVLRAYAGSDLPKVNPLIKTVTCPFTGEVLAAVPSVRPDVTVIHAQKADRKGNVLLWGILGVQKEAALAAKRCIVTVEEIVDDLNAPMNSCVLPTWALTAVCHVPGGAHPSYAHGYNERDNRFYQAWDPIARDRGTFTAWIDEYIHGTADFTEFQAKLASAQEAK, from the coding sequence ATGGCTGAAATTCTCGCGCTGCGTGACGCGGTGGAGCAATGTGTGAATGACGGCGACACCGTCGCGCTGGAAGGCTTCACCCATCTGATCCCTACGGCAGCGGGTCATGAAATCATTCGTCAGGGCAAGAAAGACCTGACGCTGGTGCGTATGACACCTGACCTGATCTACGACCAGTTGATCGGTGCCGGTTGCGCTCGCAAGCTGATTTTCTCCTGGGGCGGCAACCCGGGCGTGGGCTCCCTGCATCGGCTGCGCGACGCGGTCGAGAAGCAGTGGCCGCAGCCGCTGGACATTGAAGAACACAGCCACGCCGACCTGGCCAATGCCTACGTCGCCGGCGCGTCGGGCCTGCCGTTCGCCGTACTGCGTGCCTACGCGGGCTCCGACCTGCCCAAGGTCAACCCGCTGATCAAGACCGTGACCTGCCCGTTCACCGGCGAAGTGCTGGCGGCGGTGCCGTCGGTGCGCCCGGATGTCACGGTGATCCACGCACAAAAGGCCGACCGCAAAGGCAACGTATTGCTCTGGGGCATCCTGGGTGTGCAAAAGGAAGCGGCGCTGGCCGCCAAGCGCTGCATCGTTACCGTCGAAGAGATCGTCGATGACCTCAACGCGCCGATGAACAGCTGCGTGTTGCCGACGTGGGCCCTGACTGCGGTGTGCCATGTTCCCGGTGGTGCGCATCCGTCCTACGCCCACGGCTACAACGAACGTGACAACCGCTTCTACCAGGCGTGGGATCCGATTGCCCGCGACCGTGGGACCTTTACCGCCTGGATCGATGAATACATCCACGGCACCGCCGACTTCACTGAATTCCAGGCCAAGCTGGCCAGCGCGCAGGAGGCCAAGTAA
- a CDS encoding inorganic phosphate transporter, whose translation MIDLFSGLDAWVLVSLLLALAFVLAFEFINGFHDTANAVATVIYTKAMPPHLAVFFSGVFNFLGVLLGGVGVAYAIVHLLPVELLINVNTGHGLAMVFSLLAAAITWNLGTWYFGIPASSSHTLIGSILGVGLANALINDIPLADGVNWQKAVDIGASLVFSPMAGFLVAALVLIGLKWWRPLSKMHKTPDQRRKLDDKKHPPFWNRLVLVISAMAVSFVHGSNDGQKGIGLIMLVLIGIVPAQFVLDLGSTTYQIERTRDATLHLNQFYQRNHETLGEFLSLGKSVQDDLPGKFRCNPQQTEPTINALLGTLKGVSDYHSLTADHRIEVRRYLLCLDDTAKKVGKLPGLPARDKSDLDKLRKDLTATTEYAPFWVILAVALALGLGTMVGWKRVVLTIGEKIGKQGMTYAQGMSAQITTATMIGFANIFALPVSTTHVLSSGVAGTMVANKSGLQGGTVKTILMAWVLTLPATVALSAGLFWLASMALGS comes from the coding sequence ATGATCGATTTATTCAGCGGACTGGATGCGTGGGTTCTAGTGAGCCTATTGCTCGCCCTGGCCTTTGTCCTCGCCTTCGAGTTCATCAATGGCTTTCATGACACCGCTAACGCGGTGGCCACAGTCATCTATACCAAAGCCATGCCGCCGCACCTGGCCGTGTTCTTCTCGGGGGTGTTCAACTTCCTTGGCGTGTTGCTCGGTGGTGTCGGTGTCGCCTACGCCATCGTGCACTTGCTGCCGGTGGAGTTGCTGATCAATGTGAACACCGGCCATGGCCTGGCAATGGTGTTCTCCTTATTGGCGGCGGCGATCACGTGGAACCTGGGCACCTGGTACTTTGGTATCCCCGCCTCCAGCTCCCACACCCTGATCGGCTCGATCCTCGGTGTCGGCCTGGCCAATGCCTTGATCAACGACATCCCCCTGGCTGACGGCGTTAACTGGCAGAAAGCGGTGGATATCGGTGCTTCCCTGGTGTTCTCGCCAATGGCTGGCTTCCTGGTCGCAGCCCTGGTGCTGATCGGCTTGAAGTGGTGGCGCCCGCTGTCCAAGATGCACAAGACCCCGGACCAGCGCCGCAAGCTCGACGACAAGAAACACCCGCCGTTCTGGAACCGCCTGGTGCTGGTGATTTCCGCCATGGCCGTGAGTTTCGTGCACGGCTCCAACGATGGTCAGAAAGGCATCGGCCTGATCATGCTGGTGCTGATCGGTATCGTGCCGGCGCAGTTTGTGCTGGACCTGGGCAGTACCACCTACCAGATCGAACGTACCCGCGACGCCACCTTGCACTTGAACCAGTTCTACCAGCGCAACCACGAGACCCTCGGCGAGTTCCTGTCGCTGGGAAAAAGCGTACAGGACGATCTGCCGGGCAAGTTCCGTTGCAACCCGCAACAGACCGAACCGACCATCAACGCGCTGCTGGGCACCCTGAAAGGCGTCTCCGACTACCATTCGCTGACGGCCGATCATCGTATCGAAGTGCGTCGCTACTTGCTCTGCCTCGATGACACCGCGAAGAAAGTCGGCAAACTGCCAGGCTTGCCGGCGCGTGACAAGTCCGACCTCGACAAACTGCGCAAAGACCTGACTGCCACCACCGAATACGCACCGTTCTGGGTGATCCTGGCCGTCGCACTGGCGTTGGGCCTGGGCACCATGGTGGGCTGGAAGCGCGTGGTACTGACGATCGGTGAGAAAATCGGCAAGCAGGGCATGACCTATGCCCAGGGCATGTCGGCGCAGATCACCACCGCGACCATGATTGGCTTTGCCAATATCTTCGCGCTGCCGGTATCCACTACCCACGTGCTGTCTTCGGGCGTGGCCGGCACCATGGTCGCGAACAAAAGTGGCCTGCAAGGCGGTACCGTGAAGACCATCCTGATGGCCTGGGTGCTGACCCTGCCCGCCACCGTGGCCCTGTCGGCCGGGTTGTTCTGGTTGGCATCCATGGCACTCGGCAGCTGA
- a CDS encoding CoA-transferase subunit beta, with amino-acid sequence MAYSTHEMMTVAAARRLKNGAVCFVGIGLPSKAANLARLTSSPDVVLIYESGPIGAKPSVLPLSIGDGELAETADTVVPTGEIFRYWLQGGRIDVGFLGAAQVDRFGNINTTVVGDYHQPKVRLPGAGGAPEIAGSAKSVLIILKQSVRSFVDKLDFVTSVGHGEGGDSRKRLGLPGAGPVGIITDLCIMEPEEGTHEFVVTALHPGVTREHVVAATGWAIRFADQVQTTAEPTDVELTALRDLEARTAAAHGQAPGEA; translated from the coding sequence ATGGCTTACTCGACCCATGAAATGATGACCGTCGCCGCCGCGCGCCGCCTCAAGAATGGCGCCGTATGCTTTGTCGGCATCGGCCTGCCGTCCAAGGCGGCGAACCTGGCGCGCCTGACCTCGTCGCCGGACGTCGTGCTGATCTACGAGTCCGGCCCGATTGGCGCCAAGCCATCGGTGCTGCCACTGTCCATCGGCGACGGCGAACTGGCGGAAACCGCTGACACCGTCGTGCCCACCGGTGAGATCTTTCGCTACTGGCTGCAGGGCGGGCGCATTGACGTGGGCTTTCTCGGCGCGGCCCAGGTTGACCGCTTCGGCAACATCAACACCACCGTGGTCGGTGATTACCACCAGCCCAAGGTGCGTCTTCCGGGTGCCGGTGGCGCGCCGGAGATCGCAGGTTCCGCCAAGAGCGTGCTGATAATCCTCAAGCAGTCGGTGCGTTCGTTTGTCGACAAACTCGACTTCGTCACCTCGGTGGGCCACGGCGAGGGCGGCGACTCGCGCAAACGCCTGGGCCTGCCGGGTGCCGGGCCGGTCGGAATTATTACCGACCTGTGCATCATGGAGCCGGAAGAGGGCACCCATGAGTTCGTGGTCACTGCGCTGCACCCTGGCGTGACCCGAGAACACGTGGTGGCCGCCACTGGCTGGGCGATTCGTTTTGCCGACCAGGTCCAGACCACCGCCGAACCGACTGACGTTGAGCTGACCGCCTTGCGTGACCTTGAAGCACGCACCGCAGCCGCCCATGGCCAAGCGCCCGGAGAAGCCTGA
- the ccoM gene encoding cytochrome c oxidase subunit CcoM yields MFIDNVVFAGVLTVSLMVLFFVGFGIFIWKDANKRKKP; encoded by the coding sequence ATGTTCATCGATAATGTGGTGTTTGCCGGGGTGCTGACTGTAAGCCTCATGGTGTTGTTTTTTGTTGGGTTTGGAATTTTTATCTGGAAAGACGCGAACAAGCGTAAAAAACCTTAG
- a CDS encoding aspartate-semialdehyde dehydrogenase: MLPPMLPVSVVPVTSQLDPVRQKPDIPPVVPVQPGSNESTIDLKKGDAETSTFLLREEQRRQQEQHRRQREADEDPEAHLAIPGDVLNADNTVPVIPLIEDAPRQGLWVDVEV, encoded by the coding sequence ATGCTGCCACCCATGCTGCCCGTCAGCGTTGTGCCGGTCACGTCACAGCTCGATCCGGTGCGCCAAAAGCCGGATATCCCGCCGGTGGTGCCCGTTCAGCCGGGCTCCAACGAAAGCACCATCGACCTGAAAAAAGGTGATGCCGAGACATCGACTTTTTTACTGCGCGAAGAACAGCGGCGCCAGCAGGAACAGCACAGACGCCAGCGTGAAGCCGACGAAGACCCGGAGGCGCATCTGGCCATTCCGGGGGATGTGCTCAATGCCGACAACACCGTTCCGGTTATCCCCTTGATCGAAGATGCGCCGCGTCAGGGTTTGTGGGTAGACGTCGAAGTTTAG
- the rapA gene encoding RNA polymerase-associated protein RapA codes for MAQQYQPGQRWISDSEAELGLGTVLAQDGRLLTVLYPATGDTRQYALRNAPLTRVRFSPGDSITHFEGWKMTVQEVDDVDGLLVYHGLNGQNEQVTLPETQLSNFIQFRLASDRLFAGQIDPLAWFSLRYHTLEHTSRQLQSALWGLGGVRAQPIAHQLHIAREVADRIAPRVLLADEVGLGKTIEAGLVIHRQLLSGRANRVLILVPENLQHQWLVEMRRRFNLQVALFDEERFIESDATNPFEDTQLALVALEWLVDDEKAQDALFAAGWDLLVVDEAHHLVWHEDKASAQYSLVEQLAEVIPGVLLLTATPEQLGQDSHFARLRLLDPNRFHDLKAFRAESENYRPVAEAVQELLDKGRLSPAAHKTIQGFLGNEGEALLTAVNDGDTEASARLVRELLDRHGTGRVLFRNTRAAVQGFPERKLHAYPLPNPDEYLELPLGEHAELYPEVSFQSQPDIEEENRWWRFDPRVEWLIDQLKMLKRTKVLVICAHAETAMDLEDALRVRSGIPATVFHEGMNILERDRAAAYFADEEFGAQVLICSEIGSEGRNFQFSHHLVLFDLPSHPDLLEQRIGRLDRIGQKHVIELHVPYLETSPQERLFQWYHEALNAFLNTCPTGNALQHQFGPRLLPLLENADDGEWQALIDEARAERERLEQELHTGRDRLLELNSGGAGEGDALVEDILEQDDQFALPIYMETLFDAFGIDSEDHSENALILKPSEKMLDASFPLGDDEGVTITYDRNQALSREDMQFITWEHPMVQGGMDLVLSGSMGNTAVALIKNKALKPGTVLLELLYVSEVVAPRSLQLGRYLPPAALRCLLDTNGNDLSGRVSFETLNDQLESVPRASANKFIQAQRDQLTPRINAGEEKITPRHAERVAEAKRRLAADTDEELARLTALQAVNPTVRDSELVALRNQREQGLAMLDKAALRLEAIRVLVAG; via the coding sequence ATGGCGCAGCAGTATCAACCGGGGCAACGCTGGATTAGTGACAGCGAAGCGGAGCTGGGGTTAGGCACCGTTCTGGCACAGGACGGCCGCTTGTTGACCGTGCTCTATCCGGCCACTGGCGACACTCGCCAGTATGCGCTACGGAATGCGCCCCTCACCCGCGTGAGGTTTTCGCCGGGCGACAGCATCACTCATTTCGAAGGTTGGAAAATGACCGTACAGGAAGTCGACGACGTCGACGGCCTGCTGGTCTACCACGGCCTCAATGGGCAGAACGAACAGGTCACCCTGCCGGAAACCCAACTCTCCAACTTCATCCAGTTCCGCCTGGCCAGCGACCGCCTGTTCGCCGGGCAGATCGACCCGCTGGCCTGGTTCTCGCTGCGCTACCACACCCTGGAACACACCAGCCGCCAACTGCAGTCCGCATTGTGGGGCCTGGGCGGCGTACGTGCGCAACCCATCGCGCACCAACTGCACATCGCCCGTGAAGTCGCTGACCGTATCGCGCCACGGGTTCTGCTGGCCGACGAAGTGGGCCTGGGCAAGACCATCGAAGCCGGCCTGGTGATCCATCGCCAACTGCTGTCGGGCCGCGCCAACCGCGTGCTGATCCTGGTTCCGGAAAACCTGCAGCACCAGTGGCTGGTGGAAATGCGCCGCCGTTTCAACCTGCAGGTTGCGCTGTTCGACGAAGAACGTTTTATCGAGAGCGATGCCACCAACCCGTTCGAAGACACCCAGCTCGCCTTGGTTGCGCTGGAATGGCTGGTGGACGACGAGAAGGCTCAGGACGCGCTGTTTGCCGCCGGTTGGGACCTGTTGGTCGTCGACGAAGCCCACCATCTGGTGTGGCATGAAGACAAAGCCAGCGCGCAGTATTCGCTGGTCGAGCAACTGGCCGAAGTGATCCCGGGCGTACTGCTGCTCACCGCCACTCCGGAACAACTGGGCCAGGACAGCCACTTCGCACGTCTGCGCCTGCTGGACCCGAACCGCTTCCACGACCTCAAGGCCTTCCGCGCCGAAAGCGAGAACTATCGCCCGGTGGCCGAAGCCGTGCAGGAGCTGTTGGACAAGGGCCGCTTGTCGCCCGCCGCGCACAAGACCATCCAGGGTTTCCTCGGCAATGAAGGTGAAGCGCTGCTCACCGCCGTCAACGATGGCGACACCGAAGCCAGCGCACGCCTGGTGCGCGAGTTGCTCGACCGCCACGGCACCGGCCGCGTGCTGTTCCGCAATACCCGCGCCGCCGTGCAAGGCTTCCCCGAGCGCAAGCTGCACGCCTACCCGCTGCCGAACCCGGACGAATACCTGGAATTGCCGCTGGGCGAGCACGCTGAGCTGTACCCGGAAGTCAGCTTCCAGTCACAGCCGGATATCGAAGAAGAGAACCGCTGGTGGCGCTTCGACCCACGGGTCGAATGGCTGATCGACCAGTTGAAGATGCTCAAGCGCACCAAAGTCCTGGTGATCTGCGCCCATGCCGAAACCGCCATGGACCTGGAAGACGCCCTGCGCGTGCGCTCCGGCATTCCGGCCACGGTGTTCCACGAGGGCATGAACATCCTTGAGCGTGACCGCGCCGCCGCCTACTTCGCTGATGAAGAATTCGGCGCCCAGGTGCTGATCTGCTCGGAAATCGGCAGCGAGGGTCGCAACTTCCAGTTCTCCCACCACCTGGTGCTGTTCGACCTGCCGTCCCACCCCGATCTGCTGGAACAGCGCATCGGCCGCCTGGACCGGATCGGCCAGAAGCATGTGATCGAACTGCACGTGCCGTATCTGGAAACCAGCCCGCAAGAGCGTCTGTTCCAGTGGTACCACGAAGCGCTGAACGCCTTCCTCAATACCTGCCCGACCGGCAACGCCTTGCAGCACCAGTTCGGCCCACGCCTGCTGCCGCTGCTGGAAAACGCCGACGACGGCGAATGGCAAGCCCTGATCGACGAGGCCCGTGCCGAGCGCGAGCGTCTGGAGCAGGAGCTGCACACCGGTCGCGACCGCCTGCTGGAACTCAATTCCGGCGGCGCGGGCGAAGGCGATGCGTTGGTCGAGGATATTCTTGAGCAGGACGACCAGTTCGCCTTGCCGATCTACATGGAAACCCTGTTCGACGCGTTCGGCATCGACAGCGAAGACCATTCGGAAAACGCACTGATCCTCAAGCCCAGCGAGAAAATGCTCGACGCCAGCTTCCCCCTGGGCGACGACGAAGGCGTGACCATCACCTACGACCGAAACCAGGCGCTGTCGCGCGAAGACATGCAGTTCATCACCTGGGAGCACCCGATGGTGCAGGGTGGCATGGACCTGGTGCTGTCCGGCTCGATGGGCAACACCGCCGTGGCGTTGATCAAGAACAAGGCGCTCAAGCCGGGCACCGTGTTGCTGGAACTGCTCTACGTCAGCGAAGTGGTTGCACCGCGTTCGCTGCAACTGGGCCGCTACCTGCCGCCGGCCGCGCTGCGCTGCCTGCTGGATACCAACGGCAACGACCTGTCGGGCCGCGTGTCGTTCGAAACCTTGAACGACCAGCTGGAAAGCGTGCCACGGGCCAGCGCCAACAAGTTCATCCAGGCTCAGCGTGACCAGCTGACGCCACGGATCAACGCCGGCGAAGAAAAGATCACCCCGCGCCACGCCGAGCGCGTGGCCGAGGCCAAGCGTCGCCTGGCTGCGGATACCGACGAAGAACTGGCGCGCCTGACCGCGTTGCAAGCGGTCAACCCGACCGTGCGCGACAGCGAGCTGGTCGCCCTGCGCAACCAGCGCGAGCAAGGGTTGGCCATGCTGGATAAGGCCGCCCTGCGACTGGAAGCGATCCGGGTGTTAGTGGCGGGTTGA
- a CDS encoding MFS transporter yields the protein MNQPSVGTPLDVQSFINNQPLSRYQWRVVILCFLIVFLDGLDTAAMGFIAPALSQDWGIDRASLGPVMSAALIGMVFGALGSGPLADRFGRKGVLVGAVLVFGAFSLASAYSSNVDQLLVLRFLTGLGLGAGMPNATTLLSEYTPERHKSLLVTSMFCGFNLGMAGGGFVSAKLIPAFGWHSLLLIGGVLPLILAVVLLVWLPESARYLVVRNRGTDRVRKALSPIEPSIVAQATHFSVPEQKTVKARNVFAVIFSGTYSAGTLLLWLTYFMGLVIVYLLTSWLPTLMRDSGASMEQAAFIGALFQFGGVLSAVGVGWAMDRFNPHKVIGTFYLLAGVFAYAVGQSLGNITVLATLVLIAGMCVNGAQSAMPSLAARFYPTQGRATGVSWMLGIGRFGAILGAWMGATLLGLGWNFEQVLTALVIPAALATAAVVIKGMVSHADAT from the coding sequence ATGAATCAGCCCTCTGTCGGTACCCCGTTGGATGTCCAGTCCTTCATCAACAACCAGCCCCTTTCGCGTTATCAGTGGCGCGTGGTGATCCTGTGTTTCCTGATTGTGTTCCTCGATGGCCTCGACACTGCCGCCATGGGCTTCATCGCGCCGGCGCTGTCCCAGGACTGGGGCATCGACCGCGCCAGCCTTGGCCCGGTGATGAGCGCCGCGTTGATCGGCATGGTCTTCGGCGCACTGGGCTCCGGCCCGCTGGCGGATCGCTTCGGGCGCAAAGGGGTACTGGTGGGCGCGGTGCTGGTGTTTGGCGCGTTCAGCCTGGCGTCCGCCTACAGCAGCAATGTCGACCAGTTGCTGGTACTGCGCTTCCTGACCGGGCTGGGCCTGGGGGCCGGCATGCCGAACGCGACGACGCTGCTGTCTGAATACACGCCCGAGCGCCACAAGTCGTTGCTGGTGACGAGCATGTTCTGCGGCTTCAACCTGGGCATGGCCGGCGGCGGGTTTGTTTCCGCCAAGCTGATCCCGGCGTTCGGCTGGCATAGCCTGCTGCTGATCGGCGGCGTCCTGCCGTTGATCCTGGCGGTGGTATTGCTGGTGTGGCTGCCGGAATCGGCGCGTTACCTGGTGGTGCGCAATCGGGGTACCGACAGGGTGCGCAAGGCCCTGTCACCCATCGAACCGTCCATTGTCGCCCAGGCCACCCATTTCAGCGTGCCCGAGCAAAAAACCGTCAAGGCCCGCAATGTGTTCGCGGTGATTTTCTCCGGTACCTACAGCGCCGGCACCTTGTTGCTGTGGCTCACTTACTTCATGGGCCTGGTGATCGTGTACCTGCTCACCAGTTGGCTCCCAACCCTGATGCGCGACAGCGGCGCCAGCATGGAGCAGGCCGCGTTTATCGGCGCATTGTTCCAGTTTGGTGGCGTCTTGAGCGCGGTGGGGGTGGGATGGGCGATGGATCGGTTCAACCCCCACAAAGTCATTGGCACTTTTTACCTGCTGGCTGGGGTGTTTGCCTACGCGGTGGGGCAGAGCCTGGGCAATATCACCGTGCTCGCGACCTTGGTGCTGATCGCCGGGATGTGCGTCAACGGTGCGCAGTCGGCCATGCCGTCTCTGGCTGCGCGCTTCTACCCGACCCAGGGCCGCGCCACCGGCGTGTCGTGGATGCTCGGCATCGGCCGTTTCGGCGCAATCCTCGGCGCGTGGATGGGCGCCACCTTGCTGGGCCTGGGCTGGAACTTCGAGCAGGTACTCACGGCGTTGGTGATACCGGCGGCATTGGCGACAGCAGCAGTCGTCATCAAAGGCATGGTCAGCCATGCCGATGCCACCTGA
- the pcaH gene encoding protocatechuate 3,4-dioxygenase subunit beta: protein MSDKPGYRRPQAGTQPDYLHPAYQSTNLRSPSKPLVFLPHSLSEITGPTIGAERINASDNDLTAQHDGEPQGERIIIHGRVLDENGLPVPGILVEIWQANAAGRYNHPRDLHDAPLDPNFTGTGRTVTDAEGWYQFQTIKPGAYPWGNHPNAWRPAHIHFSLFGPSVLTRLVTQMYFPGDPLLAYDPIYNCVPDTSAKERLIARFDLEKTIPSYALGYRWDIVLRGRDATPMEK, encoded by the coding sequence ATGAGTGACAAGCCCGGATACCGGCGCCCGCAAGCGGGCACTCAACCGGATTACCTGCACCCGGCCTACCAGTCGACGAACCTGCGTTCGCCGTCCAAGCCCTTGGTATTCCTGCCGCATTCCTTGTCGGAAATCACCGGCCCGACCATAGGTGCCGAGCGTATCAATGCGTCGGATAATGACCTGACCGCCCAGCATGACGGCGAGCCCCAGGGCGAACGCATCATCATTCACGGCCGTGTGCTGGACGAAAACGGCCTGCCGGTCCCCGGCATCCTGGTGGAGATCTGGCAGGCCAATGCCGCCGGCCGCTACAACCACCCGCGTGACCTGCACGACGCGCCGCTGGACCCCAACTTCACCGGCACCGGTCGCACCGTCACCGACGCCGAGGGTTGGTACCAGTTCCAGACCATCAAGCCCGGCGCCTACCCGTGGGGCAATCACCCCAATGCGTGGCGCCCGGCGCATATCCACTTCTCGCTGTTCGGGCCGAGCGTTTTGACGCGGCTGGTCACGCAGATGTACTTCCCCGGCGACCCGCTGCTGGCCTACGACCCGATCTACAACTGCGTGCCGGACACCTCGGCCAAGGAACGTTTGATCGCCCGTTTCGACTTGGAAAAAACCATTCCTTCCTATGCCCTTGGCTACCGCTGGGACATCGTCCTGCGCGGCCGCGACGCCACGCCGATGGAGAAATGA
- the pcaR gene encoding pca regulon transcriptional regulator PcaR, translating into MNDQLRNSFASVAPPIVASAAKRIQAFTGDPDFMTSLARGLAVVQAFQERKRHLTIAQISHRTEIPRAAVRRCLHTLIKLGYATTDGRTYSLLPKVLTLGHAYLSSTPLAVSAQPYLDRMSEQLHEACNMATLEGDDILYIARSATTQRLISVDLSVGGRLPAYCTSMGRILLAALDDASLQDYLDHADLQTKTSRTLTTTEALFECLQQVRQQGWCIVDQELEQGLRSIAVPVYDASGQVLAALNVSTHAGRVSRSELEQRFLPSMLSASRELSAQLFA; encoded by the coding sequence ATGAACGATCAATTGCGCAACTCTTTCGCGTCAGTGGCGCCGCCGATCGTCGCTTCTGCGGCCAAGCGTATCCAGGCCTTTACCGGTGATCCAGACTTCATGACCTCCCTGGCCCGTGGCCTGGCTGTGGTGCAGGCCTTCCAGGAACGCAAGCGCCACCTCACCATCGCCCAGATCAGCCACCGCACGGAAATCCCCCGCGCCGCCGTGCGCCGTTGCCTGCATACCTTGATCAAGCTCGGCTATGCCACCACCGACGGGCGTACCTATTCGCTGCTGCCCAAAGTCCTGACCCTAGGCCATGCCTACCTGTCGTCCACGCCACTGGCCGTGTCGGCCCAACCTTACCTGGACCGCATGAGCGAGCAGCTCCACGAGGCCTGCAACATGGCCACCCTTGAAGGCGACGACATCTTGTACATCGCCCGTTCGGCCACCACCCAGCGCCTGATTTCGGTGGACCTGTCGGTCGGCGGGCGGCTACCCGCCTATTGCACCTCCATGGGCCGCATTTTGCTTGCGGCGCTCGATGATGCCTCGCTGCAGGATTACCTCGACCACGCCGACCTGCAAACCAAGACGAGCCGCACCCTCACGACGACCGAGGCGCTGTTCGAATGCCTGCAACAGGTGCGTCAGCAGGGCTGGTGCATCGTCGACCAGGAACTTGAGCAAGGCCTGCGCTCCATTGCCGTGCCGGTGTACGACGCGTCGGGCCAGGTGTTGGCCGCGCTGAACGTGAGCACCCACGCCGGACGGGTCAGCCGCAGCGAACTGGAGCAACGCTTCCTGCCCAGCATGCTCAGTGCCAGCCGCGAGCTGAGTGCGCAGCTGTTCGCCTAA